The Pelodiscus sinensis isolate JC-2024 chromosome 5, ASM4963464v1, whole genome shotgun sequence genome includes a region encoding these proteins:
- the KIAA0232 gene encoding uncharacterized protein KIAA0232 homolog isoform X3: MKKQAAVQCLRSASDESSGIETLVEELCSRLKDLQSKQEEKIHKKLEGSLSPETDLSPTAKDQVEMYYEAFPPLSEKPICLQEIMSVWNKSKVCSYSSSSSSSTAPPTSTDTSSPKDCNSESEVTKERSNKASAAVQERTQQKKSKTERENKFSNGTIEDKPALYKKQVRHKSEGKMRPRSWSSGSSEAGSSSSGNQDELKASVKCIKVRHKTREVRNKKGRNGQSRLSVKTAEKTERKIQSGSSSSSGSIKQLCKRSKRPLKEIGRKEAGSNDGKDVYLNNRNEKEYKEEPLWYTEPITEYFVPLSRKSKLETTYRNRQDTCNITSEAVEELSESVHGLCISNNNIHKTYLAAGTFIDGHFVEMPAVLNEDIDLTGTSICSQPEDDKYLDDVHLSELTHFYEVDIDQSMLDPGASDKLQGESRILNMIRQSKERTDFEAECCIVLDGMELQGESAIWTDSTSSVGAEGWFLQDLSNLAQFWECCSSSSSGDADGESFGADSPVRLSPILDSTMLNSHMLAGNQELFSDINEGSGINSCFSVFEVQCSNSVLPFSFETLSLGNENADSSSSANMLGKTQSRLLIWTKNSAFDENEHCSNLSTRTCSPWSHSEETRSDNETLNIPFEESTQFNAEDINYVVPRVSSSYVDEEILDFFQEETCQQQARTLGEISTLVFKKKSKLESVCGIQLEQKAEGKDYETTQVCSESSPHGDGYSSGVIKDIWTNMTDRNSAAMIEIEGIEDELFSTDVNDYCCCLDTEAKVEALQEPNKAVQRSEYHLWEGQKENLEKRVFVANDLSEIDGGDYTTPSKPWDINQDKENSFIHGGVYGELKTFNSDGEWALVPPSHTKGSLLQCAASDVVTIAGTDVFMTPGNSFAPGHRQLWRPFVSFEQNEQSKSGDNGLNKGFSFIFHEDLLGACGNFQVEEPGLEYSFSSFDLNNPFSQVLHVECSFEPEGIASFSPSFKPKSILCSDSDSEVFHPRICGVDRTQYRAIRISPRTHFRPISASELSPGGGSESEFESEKDEGNIPAPSQVDVFEDPQADLKPLEEDAEKEGHYYGKSELESGKFLPRLKKSGMEKSAQTSLDSQEESSGMLSVSNQNPCLECSMKESLEKRDMENSKINCRIVEQHEEINRFCSCKADCHFPTYEDNPVSSGELEEFPILNTDLQRTCGSQEKQCWWEKALYSPLFPASQCEECYTNAKGENGVGEYPDIKEVSSNEDHLLDINMVSSVHEARCADDRAKPNGFRKKIYSSDSSSSEETASEGGNEWADACEEELFSRTHL, encoded by the exons AGGAGAAGATTCACAAAAAGTTAGAGGGCTCTTTGTCTCCTGAGACTGATTTATCCCCTACAGCAAAGGATCAAGTGGAAAt gtATTATGAAGCATTTCCTCCTCTTTCTGAGAAGCCAATTTGCCTGCAAGAAATTATGTCTGTATGGAATAAATCCAAGGTTTGCTCTTACTCTAGCTCCTCATCTTCATCCACTGCTCCACCAACTAGCACCGATACATCCTCTCCAAAGGATTGCAATAGTGAAAGTGAAGTAACTAAAGAGAGAAGTAACAAAGCATCTGCCGCTGTACAAGAAAGAACCCAGCAGAAAAAAAGTAAAACTGAGAGAGAGAACAAGTTCAGTAATGGCACTATTGAAGATAAGCCTGCTTTATATAAAAAGCAAGTCCGACACAAATCTGAGGGAAAGATGCGTCCTCGCTCCTGGTCATCTGGTTCCAGTGAAGCAGGTTCAAGTTCAAGTGGAAATCAAGATGAATTAAAGGCATCAGTGAAATGTATTAAAGTAAGACATAAAACAAGGGAGGTTCGAAATAAAAAGGGGCGGAATGGGCAAAGTAGGCTTTCAGTGAAAACTGCTGAAAAGACCGAAAGAAAAATCCAGAgtggaagtagcagcagcagtgggtcAATCAAACAGTTGTGTAAAAGGAGTAAAAGACCATTAAAAGAAATTGGAAGGAAAGAAGCTGGCAGTAATGATGGAAAAGATGTGTATTTAAacaacagaaatgaaaaggaatATAAGGAAGAACCTTTGTGGTATACTGAGCCTATTACAGAATACTTTGTTCCTCTGAGCAGAAAAAGTAAGCTTGAGACTACATACCGCAACAGACAAGATACATGTAATATAACATCAGAGGCTGTAGAAGAATTGTCTGAATCAGTGCATGGTCTTTGTATTAGCAACAATAATATTCATAAAACATACCTCGCAGCAGGTACTTTTATTGATGGTCACTTTGTAGAAATGCCTGCTGTTCTAAATGAGGACATTGACCTCACTGGGACCTCAATATGTTCTCAACCAGAGGACGACAAATATTTGGATGATGTTCATCTGTCAGAACTAACACACTTCTATGAAGTGGATATTGATCAATCCATGTTGGATCCTGGTGCCTCAGATAAATTGCAAGGAGAAAGTCGGATTTTGAATATGATTCGACAAAGTAAAGAGAGAACTGATTTTGAGGCAGAATGTTGCATAGTGTTAGATGGAATGGAGttgcaaggggaaagtgcaatATGGACAGATTCAACCAGCTCTGTTGGTGCTGAAGGGTGGTTCTTGCAAGATCTTAGTAATTTAGCTCAATTTTGGGAGTGCTGTTCATCTTCTAGCTCTGGTGATGCAGATGGGGAGAGTTTTGGAGCAGATTCTCCTGTTAGACTCTCCCCTATCTTAGACAGCACAATGCTTAATTCACACATGCTTGCTGGCAATCAAGAGCTCTTTTCAGATATTAATGAAGGGTCTGGTATAAACTCTTGTTTTTCAGTGTTTGAAGTGCAATGCAGTAATTCTGTTttaccattttcttttgaaacacTCAGTTTGGGAAATGAAAATGCAGATTCTAGTAGCAGTGCTAATATGCTTGGAAAGACACAGTCTAGATTGCTAATATGGACCAAAAATAGTGCCtttgatgaaaatgaacactgtTCCAATCTTTCAACAAGAACTTGTAGTCCATGGTCACACTCAGAAGAAACACGTTCAGACAATGAAACTTTAAATATTCCATTTGAAGAATCCACACAATTTAATGCAGAAGATATTAATTATGTAGTTCCTAGGGTGTCTTCAAGTTACGTAGATGAAGAAATTCTAGATTTTTTTCAAGAAGAAACCTGCCAGCAACAAGCTAGAACTTTAGGAGAAATATCCACtttggttttcaaaaaaaaatctaaactagAATCTGTCTGTGGTATTCAGCTAGAGCAAAAAGCAGAAGGTAAAGATTATGAAACTACACAAGTGTGTAGTGAAAGCAGCCCACATGGAGATGGCTATAGCTCAGGGGTTATTAAAGATATTTGGACAAACATGACAGACAGAAATTCTGCAGCAATGATAGAAATAGAAGGAATAGAAGATGAATTGTTTTCAACTGATGTAAATGACTACTGCTGCTGTTTAGATACTGAAGCAAAAGTTGAAGCCCTCCAGGAACCCAATAAGGCAGTGCAGCGATCAGAGTATCATCTTTGGGAAGGTCAAAAAGAGAACTTGGAGAAGAGAGTGTTTGTTGCAAATGATTTATCAGAAATAGATGGTGGTGATTATACTACACCATCAAAACCTTGGGACATAAACCAGGATAAAGAAAACTCATTTATACATGGTGGTGTGTATGGAGAGCTCAAAACATTTAACAGTGATGGAGAATGGGCACTGGTGCCCCCCAGTCATACAAAAGGAAGCTTATTACAGTGTGCAGCTTCTGATGTTGTGACAATAGCTGGTACAGATGTCTTCATGACACCAGGAAACAGCTTTGCTCCTGGCCATAGGCAGTTATGGAGGCCATTCGTATCATTTGAACAGAATGAGCAATCAAAAAGTGGAGATAATGGATTGAATAAGGGGTTTTCATTTATCTTCCATGAAGACTTATTGGGAGCGTGTGGTAACTTTCAAGTTGAAGAACCTGGACTTGAATATTCATTCTCTTCCTTTGACCTGAACAATCCATTTTCACAAGTTCTTCACGTAGAGTGTTCATTTGAACCAGAAGGAATTGCATCTTTCAGCCCTAGTTTTAAACCCAAATCAATTCTGTGCTCTGATTCAGACAGTGAAGTTTTTCATCCCAGGATATGTGGTGTTGACAGGACACAGTACAGGGCTATACGGATTTCTCCTAGAACTCATTTTCGCCCAATTTCTGCATCCGAGCTTTCTCCAGGGGGTGGAAGTGAGTCAGAATTTGAGTCAGAAAAAGATGAGGGAAATATTCCAGCCCCTTCTCAAGTAGATGTGTTCGAAGATCCACAAGCAGATCTTAAACCACTAGAAGAAGATGCAGAAAAAGAAGGGCATTATTATGGAAAATCAGAGCTTGAAtctggaaaattccttcccagattAAAGAAGTCTGGAATGGAAAAAAGTGCGCAAACATCACTAGATTCCCAGGAAGAATCATCTGGAATGTTGTCAGTAAGCAACCAAAATCCCTGTTTAGAGTGCAGTATGAAAGAATCTCTAGAGAAGAGGGATATGGAAAACTCCAAAATAAACTGCAGAATAGTGGAGCAACATGAAGAAATTAACAGATTTTGCAGTTGCAAAGCAGATTGCCATTTCCCTACATATGAGGATAATCCTGTTTCTTCAGGAGAGCTAGAAGAG TTTCCTATATTGAACACTGATCTGCAAAGAACATGTGGCAGCCAGGAAAAGCAGTGCTGGTGGGAAAAGGCACTCTATTCTCCTCTCTTTCCTGCATCACAGTGTGAAG AATGTTACACAAATGCCAAGGGAGAGAATGGAGTAGGAGAATACCCAGATATAAAGGAAGTTTCCAGCAACGAAGACCATCTTTTAGATATTAATATG GTTTCTTCTGTTCATGAAGCAAGGTGTGCAGATGATAGAGCAAAACCAAATGGCTTCAGGAAGAAAATATACTCCAGTGACAGCTCCAGCTCTGAAGAGACAGCTTCAGAAGGTGGAAATGAATGGGCTGATGCTTGTGAGGAGGAGCTTTTTTCTCGAACTCACCTATAA